The DNA sequence AATCAATTGAAATAATCCCATCTACGCCAGTAATTTCAAGCTTCCTCTTTTTGTAGGGTGTAAGCCAGTTTACTTCAAGCATGCCAATTATACCGTTTTTAAACTTGCTCATTATCTCTGCATGGTCTTCATATTCACATTTTTCAAGTCTGCTCCCCATATTTGCATATATTCTGGATACAGGGCTTTCAAAGAGGTAGAACATGACGTCCACTTCATGTATGGCCAGATCTATGGTCACCCCCACATCCTTTATTCTTGGTGGAAATGGCCCTACTCTTTTTGCTGATGCAGAAACAACTTCTCCAATAACCCCTTTTTTGATAAGTTCTTTTGATTTTTCAACTGCAGGATTAAATCTTTCAACATGGCCTGTTGCAAGCTTAACTCCTTCATCCTTTGCAGCCTTTACCATTGTTTTTGCTTCTCTTAAAGTAAAAGCTATGGGTTTTTCTACAAGCACATGTTTACCATGTTCTATTGCATCCATAACCACATTAAAATGGTGTGTAGTTGGAACGCATACACTTACAGCCTCTATTTCTGGTATCTTAAGTATATCATTGTAATCTACATATCCTTCAGTATTATATTTTTTTGAAACTTCTTCTGATTTCTCCCTTAATAAATCTGATACTGCCATAAGGTTAGCATTTTCAAGTTCAGAATATACCCTGGCATGGTTATAGCCCATTGCCCCAACACCAATTACACCTACATTTATTTTATTCACAAATAATCCTCCATGATTTTTGCAGCTTCCATGCCTACATTTTCTGCATTATTAATTGTTCCACTTACTTCAGCTTTAGAAAGTACTCTGCCGCTTTTATCCAGTAAAATACTGTAAAGTTTTAGTTCATTCTTTCCCGCCCTTGC is a window from the Methanobacterium sp. genome containing:
- a CDS encoding Gfo/Idh/MocA family oxidoreductase, producing MNKINVGVIGVGAMGYNHARVYSELENANLMAVSDLLREKSEEVSKKYNTEGYVDYNDILKIPEIEAVSVCVPTTHHFNVVMDAIEHGKHVLVEKPIAFTLREAKTMVKAAKDEGVKLATGHVERFNPAVEKSKELIKKGVIGEVVSASAKRVGPFPPRIKDVGVTIDLAIHEVDVMFYLFESPVSRIYANMGSRLEKCEYEDHAEIMSKFKNGIIGMLEVNWLTPYKKRKLEITGVDGIISIDYIDQTVNVYGKSTQNVDIPYREPLKEELSSFLYAVKNDEDPKITGEDGIYALKIVTAAIKSAENNFPVDINGY